From the Papaver somniferum cultivar HN1 chromosome 2, ASM357369v1, whole genome shotgun sequence genome, the window AATTGGGTTTTTGATCTTCATCAATATCTCAATTTTTCTTTAATAGTTTTAGTTCTTTAGCTCAGCTTATTTTCCAGTTACAATCTGAAGTTTTTTTGGGGGACTTGAACCATAAGTGGATTCCATCTGGATTTTAAAACTTTCATCAAGTTCTTTTCATGTTCTTGCTGATAACTTTTTTCAGTCCAGTAGTTCAGGCTTTTGATTCAATGGATTATGCAATAAACTCTCATCTAGAAACATCATCAAAGTTTCCCATGAAATACCTTCATGCTCTATGACTCCAACTAtgatttcatcttcatcaataaaaaaaatGCCAGCAATAGGATATTCAAAAACATAGATAAAAGCTACTACAAAGAGACACAGTAGACGCCAGCAACAAACAGTTCTAAGAGACCGGGTCTAATGAAGACCCAAACCGATCTAGGCCAATTAGGTCATATGAAAACCGAATTAAGTTATATCGGCTACCTTTATCATTGTTACTATAAAATCATTGACAATAGGTTAGATCTATGGATCCTGCATTACCTACGTCATCAGTATGATTTTGATAAATCCCTTGAGAAGCGGTTGGATTTGTGTATCCAGATATTTATATCAATTATATATTCATTATTTGAGTTGGATAACGCCAAACACGACATATTTACGACATTTGCCCGACAAGCGGGAGACACGCTCATCACATGTCACGTAAAAATTGACACTAGACACTTTGTGAACACTAATTGGACACTCTCAGACACGCATAAATAATTCATCTTGGCttgcaaaatcaaaataaactaaatATGACACTAATGTATTATCTTTTTTAGTCAAACCCTAACATTACTCATAAAAGATTTGACCATTTTACATTGTTATTAATTCTATTTAATTAGTAATCAAGTAtttaaaaatttatttaaatgGTGTGTGTAGTATATATGACGTtccctaactttttttttttaatttttgaattttgacgTGTCTTCGTAATCGTATCGTGGAGTACTCGTATCCATGCAACATAGGATGTGTTGCTTTTGATCCAGCTAAGACCATTTACACTAGTTTTGTTACCTGAGAATTGGGTAGGCATGGTAGGTTGGTCATGCAACTATGTTGTTATATATTGTATGTTTGAACATTCATATTATCTATTTGACTCTTTATGACTGTTGAAAATCTTCAAGTTAGTCTTATAATCGATTCAGATATTAAATCAgagttttgtaaaaaaaaaattacaaattaagtATATCACATATATTAATTAGATAACAACTATCACACGGACTACGTATACGTAGCCTTTATTGAAGGAAATAAGAGAAATTACAtctaaaactaagaaaattaaactaCATTTATAATTGTTCAAGAACATAGTACTTCTTCGTACTTATTCTTTCTCCTTCGGTACCCATTGAGTTGTTCTTTAGTGTTGGGAATGTGTGAAAAATGAACACCTTTGCTCACGATAGAACTATTAAGATGGGTCCCGaccatttctatcaaactttgaTAGAAAGGCTGAAACATGATGATAAGATCCTCTTAATATTAAGAAAGATATTGTACCCTTCTTCTTAATCGAGGATTTTAAAGATGAATGTTGTATCTTAAAGAATCTACAAGCATTTGTGGCTCGGTTCATAAAACCTAACCTAAGTTTTACATATCCAACGGTGTAGCCTTGTTCCAAAGATGAGTATTGTAATGAATACCATTGAAGCTtaccttttctctgaaaaaaaacagaaaaactaaaAGTTTATAAGGCCATATTTTGGTTCTGCTGCAAATAATCAAATGCCATTCAATCATATAATTCTTATGGAAGGATCCATGGACACCCTTAGATGGAcactatcatacatgatttgtTTCATTTTCTCCACAAAATCCAAACGAAAATGAATTTGAATCTAATATTTTGACGATACGTtttctacattcctaccaaaaatgaacaAAATTCGAGACGTATAACACCGCCATttacccctttgaatatcagtcgttaaagtcaacggttgaaattaagatcgatagatggtgaggtttggtaTCTCGAATAGTGCTCATTTTAtataggaatgtagagtcttatagtaggaacgtatcatcaaaatattagataCACTTTCATTGTCGTTTGGATTTGTGGAGAAAATGACACAGATCATGTATGAcagtgtccatctaagagtgtcgaTGGATCCTTTCTCttaggctaagtcttatgggctGGATTGAGCTACTAGATTAGTAGAAatgtgttgcaattcaaaaacaaatattgcatatttgttaacactagttctctcacCAATTGCTCTCATGTGAACTAGCAGCTAGATAGTTatgctgaatgattcagcgctgaAAAACCCACCTTTTCGCGGAACTAAACAGCGACAACAAGAATATTCCAAGCATCTACGCTGAATGGTACAGCGTCGGACGCTAGCACTAAATAGAAATGCGCCACTCTTTAACGTTATACCATTCAGcgcttgacctttttttttttacttttgtaCGTCATCAGTAGTTCAGTAATTAAATTTTGAACTATTTTGCGCCATCATTCTTTGTTTTCTCACACTCCTGTTACACCACCAGACGGctatgttttcaaattttgaaaagtttgacaattttttccaacagtttAAAATTTTCCAAACTAAGAAATTCTTTCATTACATTGCAAAACAATGTTACAATgttttttgaaattaaaaattacattaaaattaaaattctacttctaaaaattaaaaaagtacatTGCGCATTGTTTGCGGCGGGTTTGTATGCTTGCACAAGGCAACCATACATAGGATATGCTTCATCTCCTAGGTGGTACCCTGTGTCGTAGTTTCTTCCATTGATTTGATTATGACAAGGAGGCGCTACACCATTAATTTATCTACCGaacaaacccgaagcatgcaagaCATTACAATCATTATTCTGCCCACCCAACCCAAAATAGGAATTCCATATCCATCTATCATATGAAGTTACTGCCTGCTGAACAACCGTGGGAATTGACTTATAGTCCACGTGGGATCCTACCTGATCCATAGGACATGTTATCCATGCCCAATGAAAACAATCCACACTACCAAGCATCCCAGGAAACCCATGAGCTTCATTCTCTGCCAAAATCCTCTCAGTATCTTGAACGGTAGGCTGACGCATGTATCGACCATTATAGATCCAAATAATTGCATCCATAAACTTCTTAGCATAAAAGTAGATAGTGCATGCTGGCATTTGTGTGTAATCATCTAGAGAATATGGTGCAATACCTTTGGCAAATTGTTTCATTACGACAATCATTTTCATATATGGAGAATGGCAAAGAATACCGCAAGCATCGGTTTTTTGACGAAAATCATGTTCATAATCACAAACTTGCTCTAAAATTCTCAGAAAAAGGGACGAGGCAAAGCAAACCGACCTTTGAACTTCTTTGGCCCATATGTACAATTGAAGTTGAAGTATTGATGCATCATCCTTGCATCGGAATCTACACGATTTTTGTGCACCTTCTGACGGTTCTTGACTTCATTTGGGATGGGTTGATGTATTCCTTGCCTCCTCTGTGACTCCAAAAGCGTATCCACTGCTAGAACATTCTGCTCAGTACCATCTTCATCACCTGGAAGACCGGAAAAAATTCTTCTCAAAGATCCTTGCATAATGTACCTAATATGAAAAAATTAAGACAATCCATCAGGAAAAAAACACTTCATAAACACTccataataaagaaaaaaatagtaCTTAAAACACTccataaaaagaaataacaatccaTATGTTTTCATAAAACACTACAAGTACTTTCATTCACTCAAAGTAGCGTCGGATTGGTTGGGTGTATTGAGTATCATAAACAATGTTAGGAACGGTATTTATCAACGCATCGGTAAATTCGTTGCTTTGGTGAGGTTGTTGTTGATTGTGTGATGTAGTGGCTCCATCGTCACACCTAGGAAGGTAACATTCTTGAGTTGAAGGCCATAGATTAAATGAACCACTCAATGTGAGATCTTCTTAATTGATTGGTTGTGAGGAAAAGGCAGatggtattgaagaagaagaactttcAGATGAGGTACATGAACTTGAGGCATAAATACGCCTTGACTCCGTCGGTACTACTTGATGAGATCCATTGTAGAACTCATATTGTTGTAACATAAAACTGAAGCACTAATCCTACAAGCATAAATTAGATAGGTTTAGTGGAATATTCAAGAAACTTAAAATGAAAATGCAAACAAATGAAAATGCAAACAAATGTAAATGAACTTACCAATGTCAAACTCATCGCAGAAAAGTTATACAGACAAGGTTGCCTTGGAACTTCTACTCACTCTTCAACGCCGGCTGCATTGATGAATGGTAAAGTGAAATCTATCTCTGGTAGCTGTGACAGGGGATCATTCTGTGTGCCATAAGTATAGGTCTATGACATCAGGTTAGAAGGCGGATGACTAGGTAACAATTGGCCAGGAACAGGTGTGCTACGCAATACAATCTCATCGACATTCTGGTATGACTCAGTGAGATAAGGTCCAACACTCTTCTTGTTCCATCACCTTCTATATTGATCCTCATTGACTGCCAAATAGTGTTTGGCGCATACACATACAATCTCCCTATCCGCAACTGATTGCAAATCTGGAGGATTTCCTGGGACTACAATCTCACCTGCTATCTGCCTCTGGAATCTCTCAGTCAAATAACATCTAGCTCTTATGTAGTTTTTTTCTAGGTCAAAAAACACAACTCTCACTCTAGATAATTGTAGTGCATATTCATAATGGTCTCCCTCAGAATACACATTCTCTATCCATGGTTGCCAAATACATAATGTACTGGTTC encodes:
- the LOC113350701 gene encoding uncharacterized protein LOC113350701 is translated as MIVVMKQFAKGIAPYSLDDYTQMPACTIYFYAKKFMDAIIWIYNGRYMRQPTVQDTERILAENEAHGFPGMLGSVDCFHWAWITCPMDQVGSHVDYKSIPTVVQQAVTSYDRWIWNSYFGLGGQNNDCNVLHASGLFGR